In Candidatus Dadabacteria bacterium, the genomic window ATATTATGCTTACCCGCGAATTCCTGAATATACCGATCAAGGTGCTTAGGGCTGATCTTGTGGAAAGTCCCTTTGTGCGCCCTTTTCAGTCCGGCCCAGAAAGATTCGATACCGTTGGTATGAGCCATACCCTTGACGAACTCCCCGACACTATGGTTTACGGATTTATGATTGGGAAGCCCACTGTAACTCTTATGGTTGTCGGTATAGACCTTAGCGTCAGGGGAAGTGTTGTTTCGTATAAAATCCTGTACTGTTTCCTTTTCCCTGTTGGGAACTCGCTTGGCAACAACTCTATTGGATTTCCTGTCCTTTATTCCAATTACTACGGTTTTGCCGGAAGGGCCTTGCACATGGCTTCTCTTATTGTCATGCTTGTTTCTATCCTTACCGCCCATAAAGGTTTCGTCAGCTTCAACAGGGCCTTGAAAATTGTTGTTTCCTTCGGTTTGCCATGCTTCCCGTATCCGGTGAAGCATGAACCACGCCGTGGGTTGGGATACCCCTATATCTCTGTGAAGTTTCATGCTGGACACGCTTTTAAGGCTTGTAAGGCAAAGGTAGATAGCCAACGCCCACTTTTGAAGGGGGACGTTAGAACGGGCAATAGCGGTTCCGGTACGGACGCTGAAATAACTCCGGCAATCCTTGCACCAGTAGGGCATGGGTTTGGCGTTAGGAACTTTCCTTG contains:
- a CDS encoding IS1595 family transposase, whose translation is MYIITMMKKKTFKAPGKAYREGIDLLELMKMFPDEETATRWFESIIWGDSRFCPKCGSVETRKVPNAKPMPYWCKDCRSYFSVRTGTAIARSNVPLQKWALAIYLCLTSLKSVSSMKLHRDIGVSQPTAWFMLHRIREAWQTEGNNNFQGPVEADETFMGGKDRNKHDNKRSHVQGPSGKTVVIGIKDRKSNRVVAKRVPNREKETVQDFIRNNTSPDAKVYTDNHKSYSGLPNHKSVNHSVGEFVKGMAHTNGIESFWAGLKRAHKGTFHKISPKHLDRYIQEFAGKHNMRDSGTLLQMRFTVAGLMGRNLLYRDLVRDNGLSSLARA